In one Kitasatospora cineracea genomic region, the following are encoded:
- a CDS encoding SpoIIE family protein phosphatase, producing MDQDRSSPRRASRSELRCVRALLRASSAAELLAALLAEGPAWITGEGSALYLLDGGMLRLTASHELPEWAHRKYGVVDPESGLPAALALQRREPVLLSPQQTSADYPNTAAGLGTGLVALAVLPLVVDGDPVGSLALALAHRGAVPQRDVELLETFADVAAHRLAHLLDHVHAADPASDGPRTELPSPDSELLSLAVRSAGVGAFERDLVTGETLWDAQAYRLVGLPPPGATGRAPDLADVVHPEDLPDVQAALVDALAVGGPYRISYRVVRPDGTVRQVDEAGEVMLDVHQRPVRTAGLLTGREWRPGPAGGLAAAAAAGARSTLLLALTRSLSRAVTVREVTAALTDVARPALGAAGVVLDLVDEGRLTPVSPALFGGPHRAELNRLHDLAGGVMEHVLARATPLFSEPGGPGRGPGAPAAWTVLPLVASGRQVGSCLITFATERSFSREDRTMYSAFAGILAQSLERARLYDVHHERASELQRAMLPRSLPVLPRIVSTARYLPSTEGMQIGGDWYDLLRLPDGLVGLVIGDVQGHNAEATAVMGQLRSVLWAYATEGNDPAAALERTSWLLSEMETELFATCLYVVLDPASGLLRAARAGHPPPVRIGAGGAAELELPGGPPLGVLPEVRYPLVEARLEPGETLLAYTDGLVEVRDEDYDESVQRMLGGLELWTAEAGGARRLGRTEALERLADLLTLNVTEREVRQDDVALLLLHRIAT from the coding sequence ATGGACCAGGACCGGAGCTCCCCGCGCCGCGCCAGCCGTTCCGAGCTGCGGTGCGTGCGGGCGCTGCTGCGGGCGTCGAGCGCGGCGGAGCTGCTGGCGGCGCTGCTGGCCGAGGGCCCGGCCTGGATCACCGGCGAGGGTTCGGCGCTGTACCTGCTGGACGGCGGGATGCTGCGGCTGACCGCCTCGCACGAGCTGCCCGAGTGGGCGCACCGCAAGTACGGGGTGGTCGATCCGGAGAGCGGGCTGCCCGCGGCGCTGGCGCTGCAGCGGCGGGAGCCGGTGCTGCTGAGCCCGCAGCAGACCAGCGCGGACTACCCGAACACGGCGGCGGGCCTGGGCACCGGCCTGGTCGCGCTGGCGGTGCTGCCGCTGGTGGTGGACGGGGACCCGGTGGGTTCGCTGGCGCTCGCGCTGGCCCACCGCGGGGCCGTCCCGCAGCGGGACGTGGAGCTGCTGGAGACCTTCGCCGACGTGGCCGCGCACCGGCTCGCGCACCTGCTGGACCACGTGCACGCGGCCGACCCGGCCTCGGACGGGCCGCGCACCGAACTTCCTTCCCCGGACAGCGAGTTGCTGTCGCTGGCGGTGCGCTCGGCGGGGGTCGGGGCGTTCGAGCGGGACCTGGTCACCGGCGAGACGCTGTGGGACGCGCAGGCGTACCGGCTGGTGGGCCTGCCGCCGCCGGGCGCGACCGGGCGGGCGCCGGACCTGGCGGACGTGGTGCACCCGGAGGACCTGCCGGACGTGCAGGCCGCGCTGGTGGACGCGCTGGCGGTCGGCGGCCCGTACCGGATCTCGTACCGGGTGGTGCGGCCGGACGGGACGGTCCGGCAGGTGGACGAGGCCGGCGAGGTGATGCTGGACGTGCACCAGCGGCCGGTGCGGACGGCGGGGCTGCTGACCGGGCGGGAGTGGCGGCCGGGCCCGGCGGGCGGCCTCGCGGCGGCCGCGGCGGCGGGGGCCCGCTCGACCCTGCTGCTGGCGCTGACCAGGTCGCTGTCCCGGGCGGTGACGGTGCGCGAGGTGACCGCGGCGCTGACCGACGTGGCCCGGCCGGCGCTGGGCGCGGCCGGTGTGGTACTGGACCTGGTGGACGAGGGGCGGCTGACGCCGGTGTCGCCCGCGCTGTTCGGCGGCCCGCACCGGGCGGAGCTGAACCGGCTGCACGACCTGGCGGGCGGGGTGATGGAGCACGTGCTGGCCCGGGCCACCCCGCTGTTCAGCGAGCCGGGCGGGCCGGGGCGGGGCCCGGGGGCGCCGGCCGCCTGGACGGTGCTGCCGCTGGTGGCCTCCGGACGGCAGGTCGGCTCCTGCCTGATCACCTTCGCCACCGAGCGGTCCTTCAGCCGCGAGGACCGCACCATGTACTCGGCGTTCGCGGGCATCCTGGCGCAGTCGCTGGAGCGGGCCCGGCTGTACGACGTGCACCACGAGCGGGCCAGCGAGCTGCAGCGGGCGATGCTGCCGCGCTCGCTGCCGGTGCTGCCGCGGATCGTCTCGACGGCGCGCTACCTGCCGTCCACCGAGGGGATGCAGATCGGCGGCGACTGGTACGACCTGCTGAGGCTGCCGGACGGGCTGGTCGGGCTGGTGATCGGCGACGTGCAGGGCCACAACGCGGAGGCGACGGCCGTGATGGGGCAGCTGCGCTCGGTGCTGTGGGCGTACGCGACGGAGGGCAACGACCCGGCGGCGGCGCTGGAGCGGACCAGTTGGCTGCTGTCGGAGATGGAGACCGAGCTGTTCGCCACCTGCCTGTACGTGGTGCTGGACCCGGCGAGCGGGCTGCTGCGGGCGGCCCGGGCCGGGCACCCGCCGCCGGTGCGGATCGGGGCGGGCGGGGCGGCCGAGCTGGAGCTGCCGGGCGGCCCGCCGCTGGGGGTGCTGCCGGAGGTGCGCTACCCGCTGGTGGAGGCCCGGCTGGAGCCGGGCGAGACGCTGCTGGCCTACACGGACGGGCTGGTGGAGGTCCGGGACGAGGACTACGACGAGTCGGTGCAGCGGATGCTGGGCGGGCTGGAGCTGTGGACGGCGGAGGCCGGCGGGGCCCGGCGGCTGGGGCGGACGGAGGCGCTGGAGCGGCTGGCCGACCTGCTGACGCTGAACGTGACGGAGCGCGAAGTCCGGCAGGACGACGTGGCGTTGCTCCTGCTTCACCGGATCGCTACCTGA
- a CDS encoding sensor histidine kinase: MTTTQWCLAATALLALSSLAAAARSRAVTRALRSRLARSEGELADVRARLAAELADRRAGAEAALQEQEMNAATRRAFLNVARRILVMAHDQQAGLDEMERTHDDPVLLDGLLRADHAAAQQARLAQTLAVLCGSRAGRTWPEPVPLEDVVRGAQGRILPFQRVVVHNRVDTAVLGAAAEALIHAVAELLDNATRYSPPSSQVYVTLMPVHNGAVIEIDDCGVGMTDVTVTKAAAALAGGGSLEVSRIGEVPQLGLAAVGRLAQQYGFRVTVHSTPSPYGGVRVVVLLPHALLTDPLPSGLPGTVRPPAAAAEPQPRAADPLPVRPVTPRTAAAQRPAVPPQGGALPRRTNRRGSAPRDPFPAEPAVSPRSAREAQAFMSLFQSGTADGRLAAQQDRRSGADRPDVFPASPQGDSHDDQP; the protein is encoded by the coding sequence GTGACGACCACTCAATGGTGCCTGGCAGCAACCGCCTTGCTCGCCCTCTCCAGCCTCGCGGCCGCTGCCCGCTCCCGTGCCGTCACCCGGGCGCTGCGCTCCCGGCTGGCCCGGAGCGAGGGCGAACTCGCGGACGTCCGGGCCAGGTTGGCCGCCGAACTGGCCGACCGCCGGGCCGGGGCCGAGGCCGCCCTGCAGGAGCAGGAGATGAACGCGGCGACCCGCCGGGCCTTCCTCAACGTGGCCCGCCGGATCCTGGTGATGGCGCACGACCAGCAGGCCGGACTGGACGAGATGGAGCGCACCCACGACGACCCGGTGCTGCTCGACGGCCTGCTGCGGGCCGACCACGCCGCCGCCCAGCAGGCCCGCCTGGCCCAGACCCTGGCCGTGCTCTGCGGCTCCCGGGCCGGCCGGACCTGGCCCGAGCCCGTCCCGCTGGAGGACGTGGTGCGCGGCGCCCAGGGCCGGATCCTGCCGTTCCAGCGGGTGGTCGTGCACAACCGGGTGGACACCGCGGTGCTCGGCGCGGCCGCCGAGGCGCTGATCCACGCGGTGGCCGAGCTGCTGGACAACGCCACCCGCTACTCGCCGCCCAGCTCGCAGGTGTACGTGACGCTGATGCCGGTGCACAACGGCGCGGTGATCGAGATCGACGACTGCGGCGTCGGGATGACCGACGTGACGGTCACCAAGGCCGCCGCCGCCCTGGCCGGCGGCGGCTCGCTGGAGGTCTCCCGGATCGGCGAGGTCCCGCAGCTGGGCCTGGCCGCCGTCGGCCGGCTCGCCCAGCAGTACGGCTTCCGGGTCACCGTGCACTCCACGCCGTCCCCGTACGGCGGCGTGCGGGTGGTGGTGCTGCTGCCGCACGCGCTGCTCACCGACCCGCTGCCGAGCGGCCTGCCCGGCACCGTCCGACCGCCCGCCGCCGCCGCCGAGCCGCAGCCCCGGGCGGCCGACCCGCTGCCCGTCCGCCCGGTCACCCCCCGGACCGCGGCGGCCCAGCGCCCCGCGGTGCCGCCGCAGGGCGGGGCGCTGCCCCGCCGCACCAACCGCCGGGGCAGCGCCCCGCGCGACCCGTTCCCCGCGGAACCGGCGGTGTCGCCGCGCTCCGCACGCGAGGCCCAGGCCTTCATGTCGCTGTTCCAGAGCGGCACCGCGGACGGCCGCCTCGCCGCCCAGCAGGACCGGCGGTCCGGCGCGGACCGCCCCGACGTATTCCCCGCTTCCCCCCAGGGAGACTCCCATGACGACCAACCCTGA
- a CDS encoding roadblock/LC7 domain-containing protein, with protein sequence MTTNPDLGWLLADIVSVPEVRHALVVSNDGLEIGRSAQIDRDDAERLAAACSGLQSLSRGVATGFGDGSTRQIVIEYGGGYLFVVAAGAGAHLAVVTGETVDAGLVAYQMQMLVGRIGEHLTAAPRQETTAAGDLR encoded by the coding sequence ATGACGACCAACCCTGATCTCGGCTGGCTGCTGGCCGACATCGTCTCGGTACCGGAGGTCCGGCACGCCCTCGTGGTGTCCAACGACGGACTGGAGATCGGCCGCAGCGCGCAGATCGACCGGGACGACGCCGAGCGGCTGGCCGCCGCCTGCTCCGGGCTGCAGTCGCTGTCCCGGGGGGTGGCGACCGGCTTCGGCGACGGCAGCACCCGGCAGATCGTCATCGAGTACGGCGGCGGCTACCTGTTCGTGGTCGCCGCCGGGGCCGGCGCGCACCTCGCGGTGGTCACCGGGGAGACGGTGGACGCGGGCCTGGTCGCCTACCAGATGCAGATGCTGGTCGGGCGGATCGGCGAGCACCTGACGGCCGCGCCCCGGCAGGAGACCACCGCCGCCGGGGACCTCCGGTGA
- a CDS encoding DUF742 domain-containing protein, whose product MSRGPVRPYVITGGRSRAGRNVLEFESLVRTVSGVAVDPMVVNREQLEILEICRELLSIAEVAAHLGLPISVLKVLVGDLWELGAVQVLPPARPAERAPLALIEEVLVGLRQLR is encoded by the coding sequence GTGAGCCGCGGACCGGTACGCCCGTACGTCATCACCGGCGGGCGCAGCCGGGCCGGACGGAACGTGCTGGAGTTCGAGAGCCTGGTGCGGACCGTGTCGGGGGTCGCGGTCGATCCGATGGTGGTGAACCGGGAGCAGCTGGAGATCCTGGAGATCTGCCGGGAGCTGCTGTCGATCGCCGAGGTGGCAGCCCACCTCGGCCTGCCGATCAGCGTGCTGAAGGTGCTGGTGGGCGACCTGTGGGAACTGGGCGCGGTCCAGGTGCTGCCGCCCGCACGGCCGGCCGAGCGGGCACCGCTCGCCCTGATCGAGGAGGTGCTGGTTGGTCTCCGTCAGCTCCGTTGA
- a CDS encoding GTP-binding protein translates to MVSVSSVEPAYLPPSVQGAVKILVTGPFGVGKTTLVGALSEIDPLRTEETMTAAGEDVDDLTGRPHKSTTTVALDFGRITLSGRLALYLFGTPGQQRFWPLWEDLSRGALGAIALVDSRRIEESFDVLGLLEEQRIPFAVAVNLFPDTPPYPEEELRAALDLLPGVPILTCDVRDEGAAHRLLIDFVDHLRVGALELS, encoded by the coding sequence TTGGTCTCCGTCAGCTCCGTTGAGCCCGCCTACCTGCCGCCCAGCGTGCAGGGCGCGGTGAAGATCCTGGTCACCGGGCCGTTCGGGGTGGGCAAGACCACCCTGGTCGGGGCGCTGAGCGAGATCGACCCGCTGCGCACCGAGGAGACGATGACCGCGGCCGGCGAGGACGTGGACGACCTGACCGGGCGCCCGCACAAGTCGACCACCACGGTGGCGCTGGACTTCGGCCGGATCACGCTCAGCGGCCGGCTCGCGCTGTACCTGTTCGGCACGCCCGGGCAGCAGCGGTTCTGGCCGCTGTGGGAGGACCTGTCGCGCGGGGCGCTGGGCGCGATCGCGCTGGTCGACTCGCGGCGGATCGAGGAGTCCTTCGACGTGCTCGGGCTGCTGGAGGAGCAGCGCATCCCGTTCGCGGTGGCGGTCAACCTGTTCCCGGACACCCCGCCGTACCCGGAGGAGGAACTGCGGGCGGCGCTCGACCTGCTGCCCGGCGTGCCGATCCTGACCTGCGACGTCCGCGACGAGGGCGCCGCGCACCGCCTGCTGATCGATTTCGTCGACCACCTGCGGGTCGGCGCCCTGGAGCTGTCATGA
- a CDS encoding cytochrome P450, with the protein MTVPEHLAAAGCPYTGRPAGAPLYGSALAADPHGLYARLRAEHGPVAPIELEPGVEAWLVIGYQEMLELTRNEQQFSKDSRGWRVPREGRLRPDSHLVPMTTWRPTLQSADGAEHQRLSTAVGDTLARIDHKRLRETTEAAAMALIESWGPDGTADLVAQFTRRLPLLVFTQLLDLPEEDGPPLLELITGVVDSTADSQRSAAALAGLLASLVRRRREQPGDDLTSWLLTHPVGLTDEEVVHHLVVLLVAGNEPTINWIGNTVRLLLTDRRFRTSLTGGRATVADALDEVLWRDPPVQNFPGRWATSDTVLGGQYISAGDLLVLGLAGANDDPSAHGPDGLSGNRAHLAWGAGRHVCPAKDPARLVVETAIETLLHCLPDLQLAVPAHELTWRPSPWSRALTSLPVLYSAFTPPRSAPPERTAWTPQPQTGSAPTDSTPPGPTSTPRTAGSALSDLRRRLSSLVGWWSGR; encoded by the coding sequence ATGACCGTTCCCGAACACCTGGCGGCCGCCGGCTGTCCCTACACCGGCCGCCCGGCCGGTGCCCCGCTGTACGGCTCGGCGCTCGCCGCCGACCCGCACGGCCTGTACGCCCGGCTGCGCGCCGAGCACGGCCCGGTCGCACCGATCGAGCTGGAGCCCGGGGTGGAGGCGTGGCTGGTCATCGGGTACCAGGAGATGCTCGAACTGACCCGCAACGAGCAGCAGTTCTCCAAGGACTCGCGGGGCTGGCGGGTGCCCCGGGAGGGCCGGCTGCGCCCGGACTCGCACCTGGTGCCGATGACCACCTGGCGACCCACCCTGCAGAGCGCGGACGGCGCCGAGCACCAGCGGCTGAGCACCGCGGTCGGCGACACGCTGGCCCGGATCGACCACAAGCGGCTGCGGGAGACCACCGAGGCCGCCGCGATGGCGCTGATCGAGAGCTGGGGGCCGGACGGCACCGCCGACCTGGTGGCCCAGTTCACCCGGCGGCTGCCGCTGCTGGTCTTCACCCAGCTGCTGGACCTGCCCGAGGAGGACGGTCCGCCGCTGCTGGAGCTGATCACCGGGGTGGTGGACAGCACCGCCGACTCGCAGCGCTCGGCCGCCGCGCTGGCCGGGCTGCTGGCCTCGCTGGTGCGGCGGCGGCGCGAGCAGCCCGGCGACGACCTGACCTCCTGGCTGCTGACCCACCCGGTCGGGCTGACCGACGAGGAGGTGGTGCACCACCTGGTGGTGCTGCTGGTGGCGGGCAACGAGCCGACCATCAACTGGATCGGCAACACGGTCCGGCTGCTGCTGACCGACCGCCGCTTCCGCACCAGCCTGACCGGCGGCCGGGCGACCGTCGCGGACGCCCTGGACGAGGTGCTGTGGCGCGACCCGCCGGTGCAGAACTTCCCCGGCCGGTGGGCCACCTCGGACACCGTGCTGGGCGGCCAGTACATCAGCGCGGGCGACCTGCTGGTGCTCGGCCTGGCCGGGGCCAACGACGACCCGTCGGCGCACGGCCCGGACGGCCTCAGCGGCAACCGGGCCCACCTGGCCTGGGGCGCGGGCCGGCACGTCTGCCCGGCCAAGGACCCGGCCCGGCTGGTCGTGGAGACCGCGATCGAGACCCTGCTGCACTGCCTGCCGGATCTCCAGCTCGCCGTCCCCGCCCACGAGTTGACCTGGCGTCCGTCGCCCTGGTCGCGCGCCCTGACCAGCCTGCCGGTGCTGTACAGCGCCTTCACCCCGCCCCGCTCCGCCCCGCCCGAGAGGACCGCATGGACACCGCAGCCGCAGACCGGGTCTGCCCCTACAGACTCGACCCCGCCGGGGCCGACCAGCACGCCGAGAACCGCCGGCTCCGCGCTCTCGGACCTGCGACGCAGGTTGAGCTCCCTGGTGGGGTGGTGGTCTGGGCGGTGA
- a CDS encoding cytochrome P450 family protein, which yields MTGHDALQQLLADPRVGKGVEHWSLYREGRLPEGWPLLTFVTVPGMTTSDGADHRRLRALSAQALTPRRIAELAPAVERRVAELLDGLAAAEDPVTGVDLRSRFAYPLPMHVIGRLLGLTPEQQDRLHELSDVVVSSSAAPGAGAAAARDIGALLAGVAAAKRAAPADDLTSALIAAREDQDRLTEPELIGILLQLVVAGHETTLNLICNAVHALLTHPEQLRLVRDGAVPWSAVVEETLRWNSPVGQFPMRYALEDIDLGGGVVIRKGDGMLASYAAAGRDPEHWADPDRFDLTRSPVRHLSLGHGPHFCIGSALARLEAETALRELFARFPGLRPAEGADPRPIPSFVSNGISSLHVRLG from the coding sequence GTGACCGGCCACGACGCCCTGCAGCAGCTGCTGGCCGACCCCCGGGTCGGCAAGGGCGTCGAGCACTGGTCGCTGTACCGGGAGGGCCGGCTGCCGGAGGGCTGGCCGCTGCTGACCTTCGTCACCGTCCCCGGGATGACCACCTCCGACGGCGCCGACCACCGCCGGCTGCGCGCGCTGTCCGCCCAGGCGCTCACCCCGCGCCGGATCGCCGAGCTGGCCCCCGCCGTCGAGCGGCGGGTCGCCGAGCTGCTGGACGGCCTGGCCGCCGCGGAGGACCCGGTGACCGGGGTGGACCTGCGCAGCCGGTTCGCCTACCCGCTGCCGATGCACGTCATCGGCCGGCTGCTGGGCCTGACCCCGGAGCAGCAGGACCGGCTGCACGAGCTGTCCGACGTCGTGGTCAGCTCCTCCGCGGCGCCCGGCGCCGGCGCCGCGGCCGCCCGCGACATCGGGGCGCTGCTGGCCGGGGTCGCCGCCGCGAAGCGGGCCGCGCCCGCCGACGACCTGACCAGCGCGCTGATCGCCGCCCGCGAGGACCAGGACCGCCTCACCGAGCCCGAGTTGATCGGCATCCTGCTGCAGCTGGTGGTGGCGGGCCACGAGACCACCCTCAACCTGATCTGCAACGCGGTGCACGCCCTGCTCACCCACCCCGAGCAGCTGCGGCTGGTGCGGGACGGCGCGGTGCCGTGGTCCGCGGTGGTCGAGGAGACGCTGCGCTGGAACTCCCCGGTCGGCCAGTTCCCGATGCGCTACGCGCTGGAGGACATCGACCTCGGCGGGGGCGTGGTGATCCGCAAGGGCGACGGGATGCTCGCCTCGTACGCGGCCGCCGGGCGCGACCCGGAGCACTGGGCGGACCCGGACCGCTTCGACCTGACCCGCTCCCCCGTCCGGCACCTCTCGCTCGGGCACGGGCCGCACTTCTGCATCGGCTCGGCGCTGGCCCGGCTGGAGGCGGAGACCGCGCTGCGCGAGCTGTTCGCCCGCTTCCCCGGACTGCGGCCGGCCGAGGGCGCGGACCCGCGGCCGATCCCCTCGTTCGTCAGCAACGGCATCAGCAGCCTGCACGTCCGGCTCGGCTGA